CGAATTCAAGATCGTGCAGCCGCTCGCGTAGATGATGTCATGCCCGGAACAACTACCCGCCAAATTGCCGTAATACACGGATACTTTAGAATCCTTCGACATTTGGCCTAGAAGACTTTCCAAATATCCGTTATAGGAATTAGAAATGTATTCTCCCGGTAAAAGATTAGATCCTAACGTTCCTCCGTTGGTATAACCGAGGTCCTTTCCTCCCGGCGTTCCGGTCACGAATCCTACGATACTACCGATGGCGGATAAATCGTTGTTTTGATACTGGGGCGAAGCAAACGGTGAACCGTAATAGGGCGTCCCTAGGCTGACGATATTATGGATAATATCTTTCGTATTATCGGGATGGTAAAGCGCCGCGCGGGAAACCAGTCCGCCCATAGAATGAGCTAAAAGAATCACCTTATCCGACGGGGAAAAATTTGCATTTAACGTATCGATTAAGCGACGTCCATTATTGGAAATGTAATCCGAAGTTCTATACGTAAACACGTATATCTCGTAATTTGTATAGACATTCGAGATATTATTATCGACGAACTCCAAAGCTTGGTTCCAGGTTCCGAGCAAATTGCTGACCTTCTTGTATTTATCAGTCGGAGGGTCCGTATTCCTTTCGGTAAAATCCCATCCGTGAATGAAAATCAATTTCGTCTTTCCTGCGACCTGCCCGATAGACGGATCTCCGAAAAAATCCGCGTTAATTTGCGACTTCGTGGCGGCGACAGGACTCAAGATATTTATATAGCGATAGAGAGCATGATTCGTTTCGGTATAATATTCGAATAAAATGTAATTTAATAATTTATCCTGATTCGATTTATGAGTATGAGGACTCAATCGGGCTTTTAGATCGTTAACGTGGCAATAACTAAAAGAGAAAAGGAATAAGAGTAGTGCCGGAAGGTTCCTAACGAAAGCGGACCCGAACATGATTCGATGATGTTATGATCGAATAAACTTTTCGCAAGCAGTAAAATTCCTATCCCGATTACGAATCGAGAACAAGGATGCAAATGAATCGCAAAAAAAATGACAAAACTAAGGTCGGTTTTTAAGTCGGTCTAAGGTAATTCCGGTCGCGACGGTTA
The Leptospira inadai serovar Lyme str. 10 genome window above contains:
- a CDS encoding esterase/lipase family protein; translated protein: MFGSAFVRNLPALLLFLFSFSYCHVNDLKARLSPHTHKSNQDKLLNYILFEYYTETNHALYRYINILSPVAATKSQINADFFGDPSIGQVAGKTKLIFIHGWDFTERNTDPPTDKYKKVSNLLGTWNQALEFVDNNISNVYTNYEIYVFTYRTSDYISNNGRRLIDTLNANFSPSDKVILLAHSMGGLVSRAALYHPDNTKDIIHNIVSLGTPYYGSPFASPQYQNNDLSAIGSIVGFVTGTPGGKDLGYTNGGTLGSNLLPGEYISNSYNGYLESLLGQMSKDSKVSVYYGNLAGSCSGHDIIYASGCTILNSTTPQFPNTDGIVTTYSGQMYHNPVAGRFSQAGFDHSQMSFRNPANPSNIAAAQAFFTTVITYINGL